The following proteins are encoded in a genomic region of Ornithinibacillus sp. 4-3:
- the sucD gene encoding succinate--CoA ligase subunit alpha, protein MSVFINKDTKVLVQGITGGTAKFHTKQMLEYGTKIVAGVTPGRGGSDVEGVPVFDTVSQAVDQTGATVSVIYVPAPFAADAIIEATDAGLDLVICITEHIPVMDMVKVKRYMEGKKTRLVGPNCPGVITPDECKIGIMPGYIHKKGHIGVVSRSGTLTYEAVHQLSQKGFGQSTAVGIGGDPVNGTNFIDALSAFNEDPDTYAVIMIGEIGGTAEEEAARWVKENMTKPVVGFIGGVTAPPGKRMGHAGAIISGGEGTAEEKIRVMNECGIEVAETPSVMGETMIKALEANGLVEKCKTH, encoded by the coding sequence ATGAGCGTTTTTATTAATAAAGATACAAAAGTACTTGTTCAGGGTATTACTGGTGGTACTGCTAAATTCCATACAAAGCAAATGCTTGAATATGGTACTAAAATTGTAGCAGGAGTTACACCAGGTAGAGGTGGATCTGATGTTGAAGGAGTACCTGTTTTTGATACGGTTTCTCAAGCAGTAGATCAAACTGGTGCAACTGTTTCTGTTATTTATGTTCCAGCTCCATTTGCAGCAGATGCAATTATTGAAGCTACAGATGCTGGTTTAGATTTAGTAATCTGTATTACAGAACATATTCCGGTAATGGACATGGTTAAAGTTAAGCGTTACATGGAAGGCAAGAAAACTCGCTTAGTTGGACCTAACTGCCCTGGTGTTATTACTCCAGACGAATGTAAAATTGGTATTATGCCAGGATATATTCATAAAAAAGGTCACATCGGTGTAGTTTCTCGTTCTGGTACATTAACTTATGAAGCAGTTCATCAACTATCACAAAAAGGTTTTGGTCAGTCTACAGCAGTAGGTATTGGTGGAGATCCAGTAAATGGAACAAACTTTATCGATGCATTAAGTGCATTCAATGAAGATCCTGATACTTATGCAGTTATCATGATTGGAGAAATTGGTGGTACTGCTGAGGAAGAAGCTGCAAGATGGGTAAAAGAAAATATGACTAAACCAGTTGTAGGATTCATTGGTGGTGTTACAGCACCTCCAGGAAAACGTATGGGACATGCTGGAGCTATCATCTCTGGTGGAGAAGGAACTGCTGAAGAGAAAATCCGCGTAATGAATGAATGTGGTATTGAAGTAGCAGAAACTCCATCTGTAATGGGAGAAACAATGATTAAAGCTTTAGAAGCAAACGGCTTAGTTGAAAAGTGTAAAACACATTAA